A single Prevotella sp. E15-22 DNA region contains:
- a CDS encoding anaerobic sulfatase maturase, whose translation MEHDELRHYAIEVKPIGATCNLRCRYCYYLGKGSGATTSSLLMSDEVLEKYIQQVIAIHGQQAEIEFAWHGGEPTLCGIPFFDKAMTLQHKYSEGRRILNTLQTNGTLLTDDWCEFFRANSFRIGISIDGPEHLHNHYRKDVHGEGTFSRTMHGIELLVKHRVEFNTLTTVNAANSLHAKEVYNFLRQFSDFMQFLPVVECLPLENAGNVALPPGVYSQVDPKHSIADYSVEPETYGKFLCSILDEWGCKDIGHKFVQTIEAAFGNLTRRPAGLCVHEAVCGHCGVIEKNGDLYRCDRFVFPEYRVGNILNTPLYDLMQTNRHFGEYKLDSLPTTCLHCDVADLCFGGCPKDRLNERITIYGPERLNYLCTGYRLFFRYFKQQVPKLIKNQICK comes from the coding sequence ATGGAACACGACGAACTACGTCACTATGCCATAGAAGTAAAACCCATCGGTGCCACCTGTAATCTGAGGTGCAGATACTGTTACTATTTGGGAAAAGGAAGTGGAGCAACCACTTCCTCTTTACTCATGTCAGACGAGGTTCTGGAAAAATACATCCAACAAGTTATAGCCATCCACGGCCAACAAGCAGAAATTGAGTTCGCATGGCATGGCGGAGAACCAACACTCTGTGGTATTCCCTTCTTCGACAAAGCCATGACTCTCCAGCATAAGTATAGCGAAGGGCGTCGAATCCTGAACACACTTCAAACCAACGGCACGTTGCTCACAGACGACTGGTGCGAGTTTTTTCGTGCCAATAGCTTTCGCATCGGTATTAGTATCGATGGACCGGAGCATCTCCATAATCATTATAGAAAAGATGTGCACGGAGAAGGAACCTTCAGCCGCACGATGCATGGCATAGAGTTGCTGGTGAAGCATCGCGTAGAGTTTAACACCCTGACCACTGTCAATGCAGCAAATTCCCTGCACGCCAAGGAGGTATATAACTTCCTACGTCAGTTCAGTGATTTTATGCAATTTTTGCCAGTGGTAGAATGTCTTCCACTAGAAAATGCAGGCAATGTAGCCCTTCCCCCTGGGGTCTACAGTCAAGTGGACCCCAAACATAGTATAGCCGACTACTCGGTAGAGCCCGAGACTTATGGTAAATTTCTTTGTTCCATCCTTGACGAATGGGGCTGCAAGGACATAGGCCACAAGTTTGTACAGACCATCGAAGCAGCTTTTGGCAATCTGACCCGACGTCCGGCAGGACTCTGTGTGCACGAGGCTGTTTGCGGGCATTGCGGCGTTATCGAGAAGAACGGCGACCTCTATCGCTGCGACCGTTTTGTCTTCCCCGAATACCGAGTGGGAAATATTCTCAATACACCTCTATATGACCTGATGCAAACAAACCGTCACTTTGGAGAATACAAACTGGACAGTCTGCCCACGACCTGTCTCCATTGCGATGTGGCCGACCTTTGCTTCGGTGGCTGTCCCAAGGATCGTCTTAACGAGCGTATAACCATCTATGGACCAGAGCGGCTCAACTATCTATGTACGGGTTATCGCCTGTTCTTCCGATATTTCAAGCAACAAGTACCAAAACTAATAAAAAATCAGATTTGTAAATGA